In one window of Ostrinia nubilalis chromosome 19, ilOstNubi1.1, whole genome shotgun sequence DNA:
- the LOC135080935 gene encoding T-complex protein 11-like protein 1, whose amino-acid sequence MSEREGPSSSGSQGMDKGENNTRTPSAAQPMPTGSSAHSYYASEPIQFRVRGSTITGASPPKFVTLEDIMKAAHGMQNMALAHEIAVDNDFKLEPFEPPDNSYQKLVKETMHKAYFDILREQLESDPPEYKQALVLLEDVKQGLFSILLPRHTRIREMIEEVLDTEFIKQQAENNSLDFHKYAKFVIDLMAKLAAPARDEMIQNITTLTDTVDIFRAILETLEVLKLDLANTLIAMIRPHVQKESVHYERVKFDEMLKVSEDGLQHTKEWLKRNIDKTGLSLPVTDQNIIRNVTAQTLAKAYLELLEWDGSKEYPETVSLDAPRFVELGTQVYRLICLASLMLASPRCGEPTQQAHRKALTEKISIIMDTAASDM is encoded by the exons ATGAGCGAACGTGAAGGGCCGAGCAGTTCAGGCTCGCAAGGAATGGACAAAGGAGAAAATAATACTAGGACCCCATCTGCTGCGCAGCCTATGCCTACTGGATCCAG TGCCCACAGCTACTATGCCAGTGAGCCAATCCAGTTCCGAGTGCGGGGCTCCACGATAACAGGAGCGTCTCCTCCCAAGTTTGTGACTCTCGAGGACATCATGAAGGCCGCACACGGCATGCAGAACATGGCGCTAGCACATGAGATAGCAGTCGACAATGACTTCAAACTGGAGCCTTTTGAACCGCCAGACAATag TTACCAAAAACTGGTAAAAGAAACCATGCACAAGGCTTACTTTGACATCCTGAGGGAACAGCTGGAGTCTGACCCTCCGGAATACAAGCAAGCTCTGGTTCTGCTGGAAGATGTCAAGcag GGTCTATTCTCTATACTGCTTCCTCGCCACACTCGCATCAGGGAAATGATAGAAGAAGTGCTAGACACTGAGTTCATCAAGCAACAGGCGGAGAATAACAGCCTGGACTTCCACAAGTACGCCAAGTTTGTCATAGACCTGATGGCCAAGTTGGCAGCCCCAGCAAGAGATGAAATGATCCAGAATATTACTACTCTAACTGACACT GTGGACATATTCCGAGCTATACTGGAGACTTTAGAGGTGCTGAAGTTGGACTTGGCCAACACTTTGATCGCCATGATACGGCCGCACGTTCAGAAGGAGAGCGTGCACTACGAGAGAGTCAAGTTCGATGAGATGTTGAAGGTTTCTGAAG ATGGACTACAGCATACAAAGGAATGGCTGAAACGTAACATAGACAAGACGGGGCTAAGCCTGCCGGTCACAGATCAGAACATCATCAGAAACGTCACAGCGCAGACATTGGCTAAAGCATACTTGGAATTGCTTGAGTGGGACGGCTCTAAGGAGTATCCTGAG ACAGTCTCACTAGACGCTCCTCGCTTCGTCGAGCTCGGCACCCAAGTGTACCGGCTCATCTGCCTCGCGTCTCTCATGCTGGCCAGCCCGCGCTGCGGCGAGCCGACGCAGCAGGCGCACAGGAAAGCGCTTACAGAGAAGATCTCTATCATCATGGACACCGCCGCCAGCGACATGTGA
- the LOC135081092 gene encoding uncharacterized protein LOC135081092, with protein MLASPRCGEPTQQAHRKALTEKISIIMDTAASDIELKAVLPSIAEEVILVTEQFLENLNQDPLTADTKELIRTQITSLWDPEHRVRQIVRQRILEFLQMILICAGGSRQIPVGLSGFAKELTAVSGTLLRYVMHNKAVFNSHYLDIVTEELSKS; from the exons ATGCTGGCCAGCCCGCGCTGCGGCGAGCCGACGCAGCAGGCGCACAGGAAAGCGCTCACAGAGAAGATCTCCATCATCATGGACACCGCCGCCAGCGACAT AGAGTTGAAGGCAGTGCTTCCCTCGATAGCCGAGGAAGTGATTCTAGTGACTGAGCAGTTTCTGGAGAATCTAAACCAAGATCCACTGACTGCTGACACTAAAGAGCTGATCCGGACCCAGATCACTTCCTTGTGGGACCCTGAGCATAGAGTCAGGCAGATTGTTC GTCAACGCATACTAGAGTTCCTCCAAATGATTCTAATCTGCGCGGGCGGGTCCCGCCAGATTCCTGTAGGACTATCAGGCTTCGCCAAGGAATTAACCGCGGTATCAGGCACGTTACTACGCTACGTCATGCACAACAAAGCGGTATTCAACTCGCATTACTTGGATATCGTCACTGAAGAACTAAGTAAGAGCTAA